The following coding sequences are from one Coffea arabica cultivar ET-39 chromosome 11e, Coffea Arabica ET-39 HiFi, whole genome shotgun sequence window:
- the LOC113719146 gene encoding disease resistance protein RPM1-like isoform X2, with translation MAESVVGFLIKQLSTLLSQEITLSGGLKSDVQFINDELGSMKAFLREAEAKEDNNDSQLQEWLNQVREVAYDTEDVLDDFTFRFARGYMDGFCGKVGKIYNSMKNLKARHQISLEIKDIKARVGEISARHQRYQSLYGTHERRFSSSRQVNADFDIRAQSLFIEEAQLVGIDKPKAELISKILDDHSQLKVVSVVGMGGLGKTTLVKKVYDGAAVKKQFQSHAWITVSQNFQFSVIIKNLIQQLYNEIRQPVPPQVESMDVLTLSEFVKDFLQERRYIIVLDDVWSIDAWEAIKCVLPDCNITSRVVLTTRIADVASASCLGSLDFIYKMKPLTDKESWTLFCNRTFQSNDCPPNLEEVAKKILKKCEGLPLAIVAIGGVLALKDMEKTDEWEMILHGFGGEADGSGKLDRIKRVLLLSYNDLPYYLKSCLLYLSIYPEDYPIDVDDILLKWIALGFVEEKERITSTDIAMRYMKELINRSLIQVKSSFADGRLETCGLHDFLREIIVSKSKEQDFTTVATRYYTRWPTKVRHLAIHNFTDNPQEFSGLKCLRSVAIFGYEDPFTTTFLSEFLSGDPKLLKVLDLHGAELDNIPKQVFKLFHLRWSG, from the exons ATGGCAGAGAGTGTCGTAGGTTTTTTGATTAAACAGCTCTCAACCTTGCTTTCCCAAGAGATCACACTTTCGGGGGGGCTTAAATCAGATGTTCAATTCATCAATGATGAACTCGGGAGCATGAAGGCTTTCCTCAGAGAAGCTGAAGCAAAGGAAGACAATAATGATTCTCAACTccaagaatggctaaatcaggtTCGAGAAGTTGCTTATGATACAGAGGATGTTCTCGATGATTTTACCTTCCGCTTTGCTCGTGGTTACATGGATGGATTCTGTGGCAAGGTTGGAAAGATCTATAACTCAATGAAGAATCTGAAAGCTCGCCATCAAATTTCTTTGGAGATAAAAGACATCAAGGCCAGAGTTGGAGAGATTTCAGCAAGGCATCAGAGGTACCAGTCCCTATATGGTACTCATGAAAGGCGCTTCAGCTCTTCCCGTCAGGTGAATGCAGATTTTGACATTCGTGCTCAATCACTCTTCATTGAAGAAGCTCAACTTGTTGGGATTGATAAGCCAAAAGCAGAGCTCATCTCAAAAATCCTTGATGACCATTCCCAATTGAAAGTAGTTTCGGTTGTGGGAATGGGCGGACTCGGGAAGACTACCCTGGTGAAAAAAGTCTACGATGGTGCTGCAGTGAAGAAACAATTTCAGAGCCATGCCTGGATAACtgtttctcaaaattttcagtTCAGCGTCATCATCAAGAACCTGATCCAACAATTGTACAACGAAATCAGACAGCCGGTCCCTCCCCAAGTGGAATCCATGGATGTTCTTACGCTGAGTGAATTTGTCAAAGACTTCCTCCAAGAAAGAAGGTACATTATTGTCCTTGATGATGTGTGGAGTATAGATGCCTGGGAAGCTATCAAATGTGTATTGCCTGACTGCAATATCACTAGTCGTGTTGTGTTGACAACACGAATAGCTGATGTAGCTTCTGCGTCTTGTTTAGGATCACTTGACTTCATCTATAAGATGAAGCCTCTTACTGATAAAGAGTCTTGGACTCTATTTTGCAATAGAACATTTCAGAGCAATGACTGCCCTCCAAATCTAGAAGAAGTTGctaaaaaaatattgaaaaaatgTGAGGGCCTACCGCTTGCAATTGTTGCAATAGGTGGTGTTTTGGCTCTGAAGGACATGGAAAAGACAGATGAATGGGAGATGATTCTTCATGGTTTTGGCGGCGAGGCAGATGGCAGTGGTAAGCTTGACAGGATTAAAAGGGTACTCTTACTTAGCTACAATGATTTGCCTTACTATCTTAAAAGCTGCCTATTATATCTAAGCATCTACCCTGAAGATTATCCAATTGATGTGGATGATATACTTCTGAAATGGATTGCACTAGGATTTgtagaagagaaagaaagaataacATCCACTGATATTGCTATGAGATATATGAAAGAACTCATCAACAGAAGCTTAATCCAAGTTAAATCCTCATTTGCCGATGGCAGATTGGAAACATGTGGTCTCCATGATTTTCTACGTGAAATCATTGTTTCAAAATCCAAAGAGCAGGACTTCACGACTGTGGCCACCAGATATTACACAAGATGGCCTACAAAAGTTCGACACCTAGCAATCCACAACTTCACTGATAATCCACAAGAATTTAGTGGCTTAAAGTGTCTTCGGTCTGTGGCAATATTTGGGTATGAAGATCCTTTCACAACTACATTTTTATCCGAGTTCTTAAGTGGTGATCCCAAGTTGCTAAAGGTGTTGGATTTGCATGGAGCTGAATTGGACAACATCCCAAAGCAAGTCTTCAAACTATTTCATCTCAG GTGGAGTGGGTGA